In a single window of the Drosophila albomicans strain 15112-1751.03 chromosome 3, ASM965048v2, whole genome shotgun sequence genome:
- the LOC117572542 gene encoding general transcription factor IIH subunit 4, which produces MADTKSGRYASSSAAISPLVQGPENLECKNFQEYLRTRQTPETLEKFYHYPPICLAVFRELPEIARQFVIRILFIDQPVPQAVVSSWGAQKFAKEQAEATSCLSALNVWRVTAIPGGLAAWELSPTFKKSVRQALMGGGKPWPMTNTLDKDSKPRDIPFLDSYAMSRWRCVLHYMVGTGGRNGGSDAEAISPDAVRILLHANLMKRDERGGISITRQGFQFLLLDTRAQVWHFMLQYLETCEERGISLPECLSMLFQLSFATLGRDYSSEGMSNQMLTFLQHLREFGLVYQRKRKECRFYPTRLALNVTNKDAATATTAADEERMQERGYIVVETNYRVYAYTDSQLQVAVLGLFTELLYRFPNLVVGVLTRDAVRQALRGGITAEQIVSYLEQYAHPNMKLVESAIQSKSCLPPTVVDQIKLWEMERNRFTYTEGVVYNQFLSQNDFVTLRDYAQSINMLVWQNERTRTMVVQKNGHDDVKRYWKKYSK; this is translated from the exons ATGGCCGATACAAAATCAGGCCGATACGCGAGCAGTAGTGCTGCTATATCTCCTCTGGTGCAGGGACCCGAGAATCTAGAATGCAAAAACTTTCAGGAATACCTGCGCACACGACAGACACCAGAGACATTAGAGAAATTCTATCATTATCCGCCCATTTGTTTGGCCGTCTTTCGAGAGTTGCCGGAGATTGCACGACAATTCGTAATACGCATACTATTCATCGATCAGCCAGTGCCACAGGCTGTGGTCAGTTCATGGGGCGCTCAAAAGTTTGCCAA GGAACAAGCTGAGGCTACCAGCTGCCTAAGTGCATTGAATGTCTGGCGGGTCACGGCCATACCAGGTGGCCTCGCTGCCTGGGAGCTGTCGCCCACATTTAAGAAGAGCGTGCGTCAAGCGCTCATGGGCGGCGGCAAACCATGGCCCATGACTAACACGCTGGACAAGGATTCCAAACCGCGTGATATACCGTTTCTCGACTCGTATGCCATGTCCCGCTGGCGCTGCGTCCTCCACTATATGGTGGGCACCGGCGGACGCAACGGGGGCTCAGATGCCGAGGCCATTAGCCCAGATGCTGTGCGCATTTTGCTGCATGCAAATCTAATGAAGCGCGATGAACGCGGTGGCATTTCTATCACGCGACAGGGATTTCAGTTCTTGCTGCTGGATACACGAGCGCAGGTCTGGCACTTTATGTTGCAGTATTTGGAGACATGCGAGGAACGCGGCATCTCGCTGCCTGAATGCCTTTCGATGCTGTTCCAGCTGAGTTTTGCGACACTGGGACGCGATTACAGCTCGGAGGGTATGAGCAATCAAATGCTTACATTTCTACAGCATTTGCGTGAATTTGGTTTGGTCTATCAGCGCAAGCGCAAGGAGTGCCGCTTCTATCCCACACGTCTTGCTCTGAATGTGACCAACAAGGATGCGGCCACAGCGACGACGGCAGCGGATGAAGAGCGCATGCAGGAGCGCGGCTACATTGTAGTGGAAACCAACTATCGCGTCTATGCGTACACAGACTCACAGCTGCAGGTGGCTGTGCTGGGACTGTTCACCGAGTTGCTCTATCGTTTCCCCAATCTGGTGGTCGGCGTACTGACACGTGATGCAGTGCGTCAGGCGCTGCGCGGCGGCATTACAGCCGAACAGATTGTGAGCTATCTGGAGCAGTATGCGCATCCCAATATGAAGCTGGTCGAGTCTGCTATCCAATCGAAATCCTGTCTACCGCCCACCGTTGTGGATCAAATCAAATTGTGGGAAATGGAACGCAATCGTTTCACCTATACCGAGGGCGTTGTCTACAATCAGTTTCTATCACAAAACGATTTTGTCACGCTGCGCGATTATGCGCAATCCATCAATATGTTGGTGTGGCAAAATGAACGCACACGCACCATGGTTGTGCAGAAGAATGGACACGACGATGTCAAGCGCTATTGGAAAAAGTACTCAAAATAA
- the LOC117572537 gene encoding protein phosphatase 1 regulatory subunit 16A isoform X2, which translates to MIKKGILIQRKSQEDASYTKQLKMEHADLVAEMQTVESLPTHERLQLARLRRAQQLKLARQKEKEWLKLQRAKGQASNGGSGGGNVASLLNGSAGDTTHHFRHANGSGTLSGRRHISFENSVVLLEAASRNDMPEVAALLQHGITPDAANEDGLTALHQCCIDNNVDMLRLLLDYGANVDSQDSDKWTPLHAAATCGHLDLVRILIRHNANLLAVNTDGNMPYDLCDDENTLDFIEGEMAQRGVTQELIDETRSSTERVMLKDLMELARIGGDLEEPDYQGATPLHIASANGYVRVVEFLLEQHVNVDAMDKDLWTPVHAAACWGHLEVLEMLAQCGADLNVRNKDDETPSDICEDPEIRERIEQLKTEQESKRLAEAQRRRVRRSQSNNTRAQSVRRTSLRDKTLTTKKDAVEEARLRLQAQEATDTTSTSTSTTAAADLPNGYAYHTTSTSSSSSNGNSNNNNNVNTAEKRPSTASLNGQLLSHSKSADAVDNVILTTTHSYLPRRPPDGRENDEQLLLKAQGGAAAGAGGDSGGELQRATSAAAVILTDKGTAASAEAVQIQSSKEAGNGKINVQVTVLVGAATTVNHNNNNNNNNNSSANNNNNNNGANGPIATQPLGLGSMSPSLLDFEAAGPASAANANSVNKFSGITGDVVSDSTSSSRKCCVLM; encoded by the exons ATGATCAAAAAGGGCATTTTGATACAGCGCAAAAGTCAGGAGGATGCCAGCTACACGAAGCAACTCAAGATGGAGCACGCCGATCTCGTGGCCGAGATGCAGACTGTCGAGAGTCTGCCAACCCACGAGAGACTCCAGCTGGCCAGACT ACGGCGTGCTCAGCAGCTGAAACTTGCGAGGCAGAAGGAGAAGGAATGGCTGAAGCTGCAACGGGCCAAGGGGCAGGCGAGCAACGGGGGCAGCGGCGGTGGCAACGTTGCGAGTCTGTTGAATGGCAGCGCGGGAGATACAACACATCATTTTCGGCATGCGAATGGATCGGGCACATTGAGTGGCAGGCGGCACATTTCGTTCGAGAATAGCGTGGTGCTCTTGGAGGCAGCGTCGCGGAATGATATGCCCGAGGTGGCGGCGTTGCTGCAACATGGCATCACACCGGATGCCGCAAATGAGGATGGACTGACGGCGTTGCATCAGTGTTGCATCGATAACAATGTCGAtatgctgcggctgctgctcgACTATGGGGCGAATGTGGACTCGCAGGACAGTGATAAATGGACGCCGTTGCATGCGGCTGCCACCTGCGGCCACTTGGATCTGGTGCGCATACTCATACGCCACAATGCCAACCTGCTGGCGGTCAACACCGACGGCAACATGCCCTACGATCTGTGCGACGACGAGAACACGCTCGACTTCATCGAGGGCGAGATGGCACAGCGTGGCGTCACCCAGGAGCTGATCGATGAGACGCGCTCCTCCACGGAGCGCGTGATGCTCAAAGATCTGATGGAGCTGGCGCGCATTGGCGGCGATCTCGAGGAGCCAGACTATCAAGGTGCCACACCG CTGCACATCGCCTCTGCCAATGGCTATGTGCGTGTGGTGGAGTTTCTGCTGGAGCAGCACGTCAATGTGGATGCCATGGACAAGGATCTGTGGACGCCGGTGCATGCGGCCGCCTGTTGGGGGCAT CTCGAAGTTCTTGAGATGCTTGCGCAATGTGGCGCCGATTTGAATGTGCGCAACAAGGACGATGAGACGCCCTCGG ATATCTGCGAAGATCCCGAGATACGTGAACGCATTGAGCAGCTGAAAACGGAGCAGGAGAGCAAACGACTGGCGGAGGCGCAACGACGGCGCGTTCGACGCTCgcagagcaacaacaccag AGCCCAATCGGTGCGTCGCACCAGTCTGCGCGACAAAACGCTTACAACCAAAAAGGATGCCGTCGAAGAGGCTCGTCTGCGTCTGCAGGCACAGGAGGCCACAGACACGACCTCCACCAGCACCAGCACAACTGCGGCTGCCGATCTGCCCAATGGTTATGCCTATCACACGACCAGCACCAgttcgagcagcagcaacggcaacagcaacaacaataataatgtaaatactGCTGAAAAGCGTCCCTCCACCGCCAGCTTGAATGGCCAATTGTTATCGCACTCCAAATCCGCGGATGCCGTGGACAATGTTATCCTCACAACGACACATTCCTATCTGCCGCGTCGTCCGCCCGATGGACGCGAAAACgatgagcagctgctgctgaaggCCCAAggtggagctgctgctggagctgGTGGCGACTCTGGCGGAGAGCTGCAACGTGCCACCTCTGCGGCAGCTGTCATACTGACTGACAAGGGCACGGCTGCGAGCGCCGAAGCGGTGCAAATCCAATCCTCCAAGGAGGCGGGCAATGGCAAAATCAACGTACAGGTCACCGTGCTAGTGG GAGCCGCCACTACGGttaatcacaacaacaacaacaacaacaataacaacagcagcgccaacaacaacaataacaacaacggtGCCAACGGACCAATTGCCACACAACCGCTTGGACTTGGCTCAATGAGTCCCAGTTTGCTGGACTTCGAAGCAGCTGGACCAGCGTCTGCGGCCAACGCGAATTCGGTTAACAAATTCAGCGGCATCACCGGCGATGTGGTCAGCGACAGCACCAGTTCCAGTCGCAAATGCTGTGTGCTCATGTAA
- the LOC117572537 gene encoding protein phosphatase 1 regulatory subunit 16A isoform X1 — MIKKGILIQRKSQEDASYTKQLKMEHADLVAEMQTVESLPTHERLQLARLRRAQQLKLARQKEKEWLKLQRAKGQASNGGSGGGNVASLLNGSAGDTTHHFRHANGSGTLSGRRHISFENSVVLLEAASRNDMPEVAALLQHGITPDAANEDGLTALHQCCIDNNVDMLRLLLDYGANVDSQDSDKWTPLHAAATCGHLDLVRILIRHNANLLAVNTDGNMPYDLCDDENTLDFIEGEMAQRGVTQELIDETRSSTERVMLKDLMELARIGGDLEEPDYQGATPLHIASANGYVRVVEFLLEQHVNVDAMDKDLWTPVHAAACWGHLEVLEMLAQCGADLNVRNKDDETPSDICEDPEIRERIEQLKTEQESKRLAEAQRRRVRRSQSNNTRAQSVRRTSLRDKTLTTKKDAVEEARLRLQAQEATDTTSTSTSTTAAADLPNGYAYHTTSTSSSSSNGNSNNNNNVNTAEKRPSTASLNGQLLSHSKSADAVDNVILTTTHSYLPRRPPDGRENDEQLLLKAQGGAAAGAGGDSGGELQRATSAAAVILTDKGTAASAEAVQIQSSKEAGNGKINVQVTVLVDTNSTHHQQQHHQQHTHQQQHQQQHQQQLQQHALLLQHQQQQQQLQQQQQQHQQYVAMDAGAVTLSNLKKQRSLSRTANVLNNFELSSTTTATATTATTSAASATCNNTTTNGSVLGAATTVNHNNNNNNNNNSSANNNNNNNGANGPIATQPLGLGSMSPSLLDFEAAGPASAANANSVNKFSGITGDVVSDSTSSSRKCCVLM; from the exons ATGATCAAAAAGGGCATTTTGATACAGCGCAAAAGTCAGGAGGATGCCAGCTACACGAAGCAACTCAAGATGGAGCACGCCGATCTCGTGGCCGAGATGCAGACTGTCGAGAGTCTGCCAACCCACGAGAGACTCCAGCTGGCCAGACT ACGGCGTGCTCAGCAGCTGAAACTTGCGAGGCAGAAGGAGAAGGAATGGCTGAAGCTGCAACGGGCCAAGGGGCAGGCGAGCAACGGGGGCAGCGGCGGTGGCAACGTTGCGAGTCTGTTGAATGGCAGCGCGGGAGATACAACACATCATTTTCGGCATGCGAATGGATCGGGCACATTGAGTGGCAGGCGGCACATTTCGTTCGAGAATAGCGTGGTGCTCTTGGAGGCAGCGTCGCGGAATGATATGCCCGAGGTGGCGGCGTTGCTGCAACATGGCATCACACCGGATGCCGCAAATGAGGATGGACTGACGGCGTTGCATCAGTGTTGCATCGATAACAATGTCGAtatgctgcggctgctgctcgACTATGGGGCGAATGTGGACTCGCAGGACAGTGATAAATGGACGCCGTTGCATGCGGCTGCCACCTGCGGCCACTTGGATCTGGTGCGCATACTCATACGCCACAATGCCAACCTGCTGGCGGTCAACACCGACGGCAACATGCCCTACGATCTGTGCGACGACGAGAACACGCTCGACTTCATCGAGGGCGAGATGGCACAGCGTGGCGTCACCCAGGAGCTGATCGATGAGACGCGCTCCTCCACGGAGCGCGTGATGCTCAAAGATCTGATGGAGCTGGCGCGCATTGGCGGCGATCTCGAGGAGCCAGACTATCAAGGTGCCACACCG CTGCACATCGCCTCTGCCAATGGCTATGTGCGTGTGGTGGAGTTTCTGCTGGAGCAGCACGTCAATGTGGATGCCATGGACAAGGATCTGTGGACGCCGGTGCATGCGGCCGCCTGTTGGGGGCAT CTCGAAGTTCTTGAGATGCTTGCGCAATGTGGCGCCGATTTGAATGTGCGCAACAAGGACGATGAGACGCCCTCGG ATATCTGCGAAGATCCCGAGATACGTGAACGCATTGAGCAGCTGAAAACGGAGCAGGAGAGCAAACGACTGGCGGAGGCGCAACGACGGCGCGTTCGACGCTCgcagagcaacaacaccag AGCCCAATCGGTGCGTCGCACCAGTCTGCGCGACAAAACGCTTACAACCAAAAAGGATGCCGTCGAAGAGGCTCGTCTGCGTCTGCAGGCACAGGAGGCCACAGACACGACCTCCACCAGCACCAGCACAACTGCGGCTGCCGATCTGCCCAATGGTTATGCCTATCACACGACCAGCACCAgttcgagcagcagcaacggcaacagcaacaacaataataatgtaaatactGCTGAAAAGCGTCCCTCCACCGCCAGCTTGAATGGCCAATTGTTATCGCACTCCAAATCCGCGGATGCCGTGGACAATGTTATCCTCACAACGACACATTCCTATCTGCCGCGTCGTCCGCCCGATGGACGCGAAAACgatgagcagctgctgctgaaggCCCAAggtggagctgctgctggagctgGTGGCGACTCTGGCGGAGAGCTGCAACGTGCCACCTCTGCGGCAGCTGTCATACTGACTGACAAGGGCACGGCTGCGAGCGCCGAAGCGGTGCAAATCCAATCCTCCAAGGAGGCGGGCAATGGCAAAATCAACGTACAGGTCACCGTGCTAGTGG ACACAAACAGCacgcatcatcagcagcagcaccaccagcaacatactcatcaacagcagcatcagcagcaacatcaacaacagttgcagcaacatgcgctgctgttgcaacatcagcaacagcaacagcaactacagcagcagcagcagcaacatcagcaatatGTTGCTATGGATGCGGGTGCCGTtactttatcaaatttgaaaaagcAACGTTCGCTGTCACGCACTGCCAATGTGCTGAACAATTTCGAACTCTcatccacaacaacagcaacagcaacaactgccacAACATCGGCGGCaagtgcaacgtgcaacaatACTACAACTAATGGTTCTGTTTTAGGAGCCGCCACTACGGttaatcacaacaacaacaacaacaacaataacaacagcagcgccaacaacaacaataacaacaacggtGCCAACGGACCAATTGCCACACAACCGCTTGGACTTGGCTCAATGAGTCCCAGTTTGCTGGACTTCGAAGCAGCTGGACCAGCGTCTGCGGCCAACGCGAATTCGGTTAACAAATTCAGCGGCATCACCGGCGATGTGGTCAGCGACAGCACCAGTTCCAGTCGCAAATGCTGTGTGCTCATGTAA
- the LOC117572540 gene encoding probable Ufm1-specific protease 2, whose amino-acid sequence MLPKLRISSFLLKRLERVKLQCSGCLYGVFYGDGTLLLLSFNVEASVGQLNYEHIQHKFPAELDLCGFVNFGDCTDTEANLNQVISSVDITDNPIVLQCQLGTLVGMKASFRVHGKLEHVPYEVMEAPQLFNDFCFTRLKCGFFLHTLPTPEAIAREMHVLRKRVADGSLVFNVAQTKIYVSSNCGTQHKGFNSESRIEDLIAELPTPAETPSGNKKKSLATAAQQVKHNGAVGCDYDVINIDVLRCRTREPAVGDAAPQPALSVCFTQEEPSKVQVPLELEAMAILCKKTKLLRLYDVLIESICRSLRLFEQCLSERLVETQETATGAQLLTPRSYHFYPQEFGHFLSCAYLEDLGDDEPSVQEKRKRLHRQFALPATRPYFRRANQCHFQTDVADVAAVETANWTPLLNTHLGVRPSGVTDGKEYLVNGNYHYYHYLQQQVQDKGWGCAYRSLQTICSWFLLQGYTERAIPTHREIQEYLHKINDKPASFVGSSQWIGSTELSMCLQGFLNVDSKILHVASGAELSTIASELAMHFQTQGTPVMIGGGVLAHTIIGVDYCVQTGQAKFLILDPHYTGADELATIQIKGWCGWKGMDFWDKKSYYNLCMPQRPILY is encoded by the exons atgctTCCTAAATTGAGAATATCATCGTTTCTGCTAAAG CGACTGGAGCGTGTGAAGCTGCAGTGCAGCGGTTGTTTATATGGCGTATTCTATGGAGATGGCACTTTGCTGCTCTTGAGCTTCAATGTGGAGGCCAGCGTAGGTCAATTGAACTATGAGCACATCCAGCACAAATTCCCAGCCGAACTGGATCTGTGCGGTTTTGTCAATTTCGGCGACTGCACGGACACCGAAGCGAATCTGAATCAAGTGATTTCATCAGTGGACATCACAGATAATCCTATCGTGCTGCAATGTCAACTTGGCACGTTGGTGGGTATGAAGGCATCGTTCCGTGTGCACGGCAAATTGGAGCACGTCCCCTATGAGGTCATGGAGGCGCCACAGCTCTTCAATGACTTTTGTTTTACGCGTTTGAAGTGCGGTTTCTTTTTGCACACACTGCCCACCCCGGAAGCCATTGCCAGGGAGATGCATGTGCTGCGCAAGCGTGTGGCCGATGGCAGTCTGGTCTTCAATGTGGCTCAGACCAAAATCTATGTGAGCAGCAACTGTGGCACACAGCACAAGGGCTTCAACAGTGAATCCCGCATTGAAGATCTCATCGCTGAACTTCCAACGCCAGCTGAAACACCCAGTGGCAACAAGAAGAAGTCGCTGGCTACAGCAGCACAGCAGGTGAAGCACAATGGCGCCGTGGGCTGTGACTACGATGTGATTAACATTGATGTGCTGCGATGCCGCACCCGAGAACCGGCTGTGGGAGATGCAGCTCCTCAACCAGCACTAAGCGTTTGCTTCACACAAGAGGAACCGAGCAAGGTGCAGGTGCCGTTGGAGCTAGAGGCCATGGCCATACTGTGCAAAAAGACGAAGCTATTGCGGCTCTACGATGTGCTCATCGAGAGCATCTGTCGTTCCTTGCGGCTATTCGAGCAATGCCTCAGCGAACGTCTCGTGGAGACGCAGGAAACGGCAACGGGTGCCCAATTGTTGACGCCACGCAGCTATCATTTTTATCCGCAGGAATTTGGACACTTCCTGAGCTGTGCCTACTTGGAGGATCTGGGCGACGATGAGCCAAGTGTGCAGGAGAAACGCAAGCGTCTGCATCGTCAGTTCGCCTTGCCCGCTACACGTCCGTACTTCAGGCGCGCCAATCAATGTCACTTCCAAACTGACGTGGCTGATGTGGCCGCCGTCGAGACGGCAAACTGGACGCCGCTACTTAATACGCATTTGGGTGTGCGACCCAGCGGCGTGACCGATGGCAAAGAGTATCTGGTCAATGGCAACTATCATTACTATCACTatttgcagcagcaggtgcAAGACAAGGGCTGGGGCTGTGCCTATCGCTCGCTGCAGACGATCTGCTCATGGTTCTTGCTCCAGGGCTACACGGAGCGTGCGATACCCACACATCGCGAAATACAGgaatatttgcacaaaatcAACGATAAACCAGCCTCATTTGTGGGCTCATCGCAATGGATTGGCTCCACCGAGCTAAGCATGTGTCTGCAGGGATTCCTCAATGTGGATTCGAAGATATTGCACGTGGCTTCGGGAGCGGAGCTCTCAACGATTGCCTCCGAGCTGGCGATGCATTTCCAAACGCAGGGCACACCGGTCATGATTGGTGGTGGCGTCTTGGCGCACACAATCATTGGAGTCGATTATTGTGTGCAGACGGGACAGGCTAAGTTCTTGATACTCGATCCACATTATACGGGCGCTGATGAGTTGGCCACCATTCAGATTAAAGGTTGGTGCGGCTGGAAGGGTATGGACTTTTGGGACAAGAAGAGCTACTATAATCTATGCATGCCCCAACGGCCGATTCTATACTGA
- the LOC117572538 gene encoding U3 small nucleolar RNA-associated protein 14 homolog A, which translates to MSDDEEQYNPKSHKKLLQAISNLGNVQHIRKSTRDERQQQQDEFQLVKRNNNNAEHAPRAVGVNDLVQILRSSKHIATGKKLKNVHSSKKVLEKPLEKPAADRIKRKIGYEGVKKKLGRWDAIVSKQRAAETQIFPIPSDTIYINTAAHVKNLKGRVKSDLAKELEASDQKLKELRKAQIGDTTDEKELAKKERELLEKKLTRDELFARRKELAYLKMRESQKSAKARLQNKIKSKKYHKLQKRQKILEQIKEFEVLQKTNPEAALEKLNALEKSRVIERASLRHKNTGTWAKNLQVRAKYDKDVRKDLAEQLAVSRQLTEKKIESESEDEQEMKVETDAPVPTDPFNPWTKGKAAQKTAESQADEEDPNWRKYWTERNANEKLLAEHQADLKAVKEEKEQEKKTSKAPKKKPIKKKKANVTVENGWVVEEVDSPAKAETIDDIFEQHDEDVRQKLSKKLEKLKKQAEILKQPKMKAKPTKKKRDELKNLKDLAFKKTKQRIEIDEPLNQEEEPSQPSLDVVNKLTTTEETAAEPSADSAIDPNKVTTITLKQRMRDLDAINDALAEDDEADYDESDAAAERQLTISQAFEDDDIIADFNKDKTKDSEIKNAEIQLAMPGWGSWAGAGISQEVLNRRNKRLLLKLAAPEKRRDENKDNLYINETTNKQARAHMVSSIPFPFKSLADYEASIRAPIGRNFVPETAFRMMTRPAVITRKGQVIEPMSESELVKPDRRLRHVVDRRIQRLPLHQKAKIA; encoded by the exons ATGAGTGACGATGAAGAGCAATACAATCCAAAGTCGCACAAAAAGCTATTGCAAGCAATCAGCAACCTTGGCAATGTACAGCACATACGAAAATCCACACGCGACgagcgccagcagcaacaggatgAATTTCAGCTAGTgaagcgcaacaacaacaacgcggAGCATGCTCCACGAGCAGTTGGCGTCAATGACTTGGTGCAGATATTGCGCAGCTCCAAGCACATTGCCACCGGTAAGAAACTGAAAAATGTACATAGCTCGAAGAAGGTGCTGGAGAAGCCGCTGGAAAAGCCGGCAGCTGATCGCATCAAGCGTAAAATTGGCTATGAAGGtgtgaagaaaaaacttgGTCGTTGGGATGCCATCGTGTCCAAGCAACGTGCAGCGGAAACACAG ATATTTCCCATACCATCGGATACAATTTACATTAATACGGCTGCTCATGTGAAAAATCTAAAAGGCCGTGTTAAATCGGATTTGGCCAAAGAGCTAGAGGCCAGTGATCAAAAGCTGAAGGAGTTACGCAAAGCCCAGATAGGCGACACCACGGATGAGAAGGAGCTGGCCAAGAAAGAGCGAGAATTGTTGGAAAAGAAGTTGACACGTGATGAACTCTTTGCACGTCGCAAAGAGTTGGCTTATTTGAAGATGCGTGAGTCCCAGAAATCGGCTAAGGCGCGTTTGCAGAACAAAATTAAGTCGAAGAAGTATCACAAGCTGCAGAAGCGACAAAAGATTTTGGAGCAAATCAAGGAATTCGAAGTGCTTCAAAAAACAAACCCAGAGGCAGCACTCGAAAAGCTAAATGCGTTAGAGAAGAGTCGTGTGATAGAGCGCGCTAGTCTGCGGCATAAAAACACCGGCACGTGGGCCAAAAATCTGCAAGTGCGCGCCAAGTACGATAAGGATGTTCGCAAGGATCTGGCAGAACAATTGGCTGTGAGTCGTCAGCTTACCGAGAAGAAAATTGAGTCGGAGAGTGAAGATGAGCAGGAGATGAAAGTGGAAACTGATGCGCCAGTGCCCACCGATCCATTCAATCCTTGGACAAAAGGCAAGGCAGCACAAAAAACTGCTGAAAGCCAAGCGGATGAGGAGGATCCCAACTGGCGAAAGTATTGGACTGAACgtaatgcaaatgaaaaacttcTTGCCGAACATCAAGCGGATCTGAAAGCTGTTAAGGAAGAGAAAGAGCAGGAGAAGAAGACCTCAAAAGCGCCCAAAAAGAAGccaattaaaaagaaaaaagccaATGTTACTGTGGAAAATGGCTGGGTGGTTGAGGAAGTAGATTCACCAGCAAAAGCTGAGACAATTGATGATATTTTTGAGCAGCATGACGAAGATGTGCGtcaaaaattaagtaaaaaacTGGAAAAATTGAAGAAACAAGCGGAAATACTGAAGCAGCCAAAAATGAAAGCGAAACCGACGAAGAAGAAACGAGATGAATTAAAAAATCTCAAGGATTTGGCTTTTAAGAAAACCAAGCAGCGCATCGAGATCGATGAACCACTCAATCAAGAGGAGGAGCCATCACAGCCGTCTCTGGATGTGGTTAATAAACTAACGACGACGGAGGAGACTGCAGCAGAACCATCAGCCGATAGTGCAATTGATCCGAATAAAGTCACAACCATAACGTTGAAGCAGAGAATGCGCGATTTGGATGCCATTAACGATGCTTTGGCGGAAGATGATGAAGCTGACTATGATGAGAGTGATGCTGCGGCAGAGCGTCAATTGACCATCAGTCAGGCGTTTGAGGATGATGATATTATTGCTGATTTTAACAAAGATAAAACGAAAGACTCCGAGATAAAGAACGCGGAGATACAATTAGCTATGCCCGGTTGGGGTTCGTGGGCAGGCGCAGGCATATCGCAAGAGGTGCTAAATAGACGCAACAAGCGACTGTTGCTCAAATTGGCGGCACCGGAAAAGCGACGCGATGAGAACAAGGATAATCTGTATATTAACGAGACGACCAACAAACAGGCGCGTGCACATATGGTCTCCAGCATACCGTTCCCCTTCAAATCCCTGGCCGATTATGAGGCCAGCATTCGTGCACCGATTGGGCGTAATTTTGTGCCGGAAACGGCATTCCGCATGATGACACGTCCGGCTGTTATCACGCGCAAGGGTCAAGTTATTGAGCCAATGAGCGAAAGTGAATTGGTCAAACCGGATCGACGATTACGTCATGTGGTGGACAGAAGGATACAACGTTTGCCACTCCACCAAAAGGCTAAGATAGCatag